One segment of Streptomyces sp. YIM 121038 DNA contains the following:
- a CDS encoding asparagine synthetase B, which translates to MEATLPAATGFQAEVRLDGGGPLAPDFASRGSLARWHERTADRVLHAVLLHSGAPDRACAHHQDRTLVFAGELYNQGELLGLLPGRALPDGDAALILALFDVYGAPVFRLLNGRFAALFTDSRRAVLATDHAGSVPLYVSVAPGRVLAATEAKALRAAPRGRPAPARPVRGRLGIHQVPAGTALDIEVATGKCVTHRTWAPPSARRILPEDEAADAVRRTLERAVAARTGAGTPLVVLSGGIDSSSVAALAARRSPGPIDTVSMGTDEADEFPQARVVARHIGSAHQEITVPTPELLRQLPYAVWAAECLDPDVVEYLLPLTALYLRLGGTGADGAAGRRVLTGYGADIPLGGMHREGRLPHLEEAVCRDMNTFDGLNEMTPTLSAVAGHWSTHPYWDRDVLDLLVSVEAGLKHRHGRDKWVLRAAMRGVLPHEVLVRPKLGVHEGSGTTSSFTRLLQDAGVPQDRVRQAKRLVVREIFDQVVVGGRHPDEVAVDAIARLVADREPRGARPAPR; encoded by the coding sequence ATGGAGGCGACGCTTCCCGCCGCGACCGGCTTCCAGGCGGAGGTCCGCCTCGACGGCGGCGGACCCCTCGCACCGGACTTCGCCTCCCGCGGCTCCTTGGCCCGGTGGCACGAGCGGACGGCCGACCGCGTGCTGCACGCCGTCCTCCTGCACTCCGGGGCACCCGACCGGGCGTGCGCCCACCACCAGGACAGGACCCTGGTCTTCGCGGGAGAGCTGTACAACCAGGGCGAACTGCTCGGCCTTCTGCCCGGCCGCGCGCTGCCGGACGGCGACGCCGCCCTGATCCTGGCCCTCTTCGACGTCTACGGCGCCCCCGTCTTCCGGCTTCTCAACGGGCGGTTCGCCGCGCTGTTCACGGACTCCCGGCGCGCTGTGCTCGCCACGGACCACGCGGGGTCGGTGCCCCTGTACGTCTCCGTCGCCCCGGGCCGCGTCCTGGCGGCGACGGAGGCGAAGGCGCTGCGGGCCGCCCCTCGGGGGCGGCCCGCCCCGGCCCGGCCGGTGCGCGGGCGGCTCGGCATCCACCAGGTCCCGGCCGGCACGGCCCTGGACATCGAGGTGGCCACCGGGAAGTGCGTCACCCACCGCACCTGGGCGCCGCCGTCGGCCCGCCGGATCCTGCCGGAGGACGAAGCGGCCGACGCCGTCCGCCGCACGCTGGAGCGCGCGGTGGCGGCCCGCACGGGTGCGGGCACGCCCCTGGTGGTGCTCTCGGGCGGCATCGACTCCTCATCGGTCGCGGCGCTGGCCGCCCGCCGGTCACCGGGACCCATCGACACGGTCTCCATGGGCACCGACGAGGCCGACGAGTTCCCGCAGGCGCGCGTCGTCGCCCGGCACATCGGCTCCGCGCACCAGGAGATCACCGTCCCGACGCCGGAACTGCTGCGGCAACTGCCGTACGCGGTCTGGGCGGCGGAGTGCCTCGACCCGGACGTCGTCGAGTACCTGCTGCCGCTGACCGCGCTGTACCTGCGACTCGGCGGCACGGGAGCCGACGGCGCCGCCGGCCGGCGCGTGCTCACCGGGTACGGGGCCGACATCCCGCTCGGCGGTATGCACCGGGAGGGCCGGCTTCCCCACCTGGAGGAGGCCGTCTGCCGCGACATGAACACCTTCGACGGCCTGAACGAGATGACACCGACCCTCTCCGCGGTGGCAGGCCACTGGTCGACCCACCCCTACTGGGACCGCGACGTCCTCGACCTCCTCGTGTCGGTGGAGGCCGGGCTCAAGCACCGCCACGGGCGGGACAAATGGGTGCTGCGCGCCGCCATGAGAGGCGTCCTGCCGCACGAGGTCCTCGTCCGCCCCAAGCTCGGCGTGCACGAGGGGTCGGGCACCACGTCGTCGTTCACCCGGCTCCTCCAGGACGCCGGTGTCCCGCAGGACCGGGTGCGCCAGGCCAAACGGCTGGTCGTCAGGGAGATCTTCGACCAGGTCGTCGTCGGCGGACGCCACCCGGACGAGGTGGCCGTCGACGCGATCGCCCGCCTCGTCGCCGACCGCGAGCCGCGCGGCGCCCGCCCGGCCCCGCGGTGA
- a CDS encoding thiamine pyrophosphate-binding protein produces the protein MSRVSTGPRTTQTTAHALLRRLHDHGVRTVFGVVGREAASILFDEADGVDFVLTRHEFTAGVAADVLARITGRPQACWATLGPGMTNLATGVATSVLDRSPVVALAAQSESHDIFPNDTHQCLDSVSVMGPLTKYCVELRRPDDITDLVDSAVSAAMTEPVGPSFISLPVDLLGSEVDTARPHPGARVLAKPVGAVEDGWRGSALRVAELIGAARHPVLVVGAAAIRSGAVPAVRALAERLRTPVITTYTAKGVLPHGHELDYGAVTGYMDGILDFPALDTLFGPADLVLTLGYDYAEDLRPSMWQRGADKTTVRVSPTANPVPRVYRPDLDVVTDVREFVELLDQRTAGLAAKTPHDVSPLRERVAEFLADPRQYDDGLRVHQVMDSMNTVMAESAEAGEGTIVSDIGFFRHYGVLFARADQPYGFLTSAGCSSFGYGIPAAIGAQLARPGQPTFLIAGDGGFHSNSADLETIARLNLPIVTVVVNNDANGLIELYQNIGHHRSHGPAVRFTGVDFTTLARANGVEAVRATTREELLAALRKGVGLGRPFLVEVPVNYDFRAGGFAALTI, from the coding sequence ATGTCTCGTGTGTCCACCGGCCCCCGCACCACCCAGACCACCGCTCACGCCCTGCTGCGACGGCTCCACGACCACGGCGTACGCACCGTGTTCGGGGTGGTCGGCCGCGAGGCCGCGTCGATCCTCTTCGACGAGGCGGACGGCGTCGACTTCGTGCTGACCCGGCACGAGTTCACCGCCGGTGTCGCGGCGGACGTACTGGCCCGCATCACCGGCCGGCCCCAGGCGTGCTGGGCCACGCTGGGCCCCGGAATGACCAACCTGGCCACGGGGGTCGCCACCTCCGTCCTCGACCGCTCGCCGGTCGTCGCGCTCGCCGCCCAGTCCGAGTCCCACGACATCTTCCCCAACGACACGCACCAGTGCCTCGACTCGGTCTCCGTCATGGGTCCGCTGACCAAGTACTGCGTGGAGCTCCGACGCCCCGACGACATCACCGACCTGGTGGACTCGGCGGTGAGCGCGGCGATGACCGAACCGGTCGGCCCCAGCTTCATCTCGCTGCCCGTCGACCTGCTCGGCAGCGAGGTCGACACCGCACGGCCGCACCCCGGGGCCAGGGTCCTGGCCAAGCCGGTCGGCGCGGTCGAGGACGGCTGGCGGGGGAGCGCGCTGCGGGTGGCCGAGCTGATCGGGGCGGCGCGCCACCCCGTCCTGGTCGTCGGCGCCGCCGCGATCCGGTCCGGGGCCGTGCCCGCCGTCCGCGCCCTCGCCGAGCGGCTGAGGACGCCGGTCATCACCACGTACACCGCCAAAGGCGTCCTGCCGCACGGGCACGAGCTGGACTACGGCGCGGTCACCGGCTACATGGACGGCATCCTGGACTTCCCCGCCCTGGACACCCTCTTCGGCCCCGCGGACCTCGTCCTCACCCTGGGCTACGACTACGCCGAGGACCTGCGCCCCTCGATGTGGCAGCGCGGGGCGGACAAGACCACGGTCAGGGTCTCGCCCACGGCCAACCCCGTGCCCCGGGTCTACCGCCCGGACCTCGACGTCGTCACCGACGTACGGGAGTTCGTGGAGCTCCTCGACCAGCGCACCGCCGGACTCGCCGCGAAGACCCCGCACGACGTCTCGCCGCTGCGGGAGCGCGTAGCGGAGTTCCTCGCCGATCCCCGCCAGTACGACGACGGCCTGCGGGTGCACCAGGTGATGGACTCCATGAACACCGTCATGGCGGAGAGCGCCGAGGCGGGGGAAGGCACCATCGTCTCCGACATCGGGTTCTTCCGCCACTACGGCGTGCTGTTCGCCCGCGCCGACCAGCCCTACGGCTTCCTCACCTCCGCGGGCTGCTCCAGCTTCGGCTACGGCATCCCGGCGGCGATCGGCGCGCAGCTCGCCCGGCCCGGACAGCCGACCTTCCTCATCGCCGGTGACGGCGGCTTCCACTCCAACAGCGCCGACCTGGAGACCATCGCCCGGCTGAACCTGCCCATCGTCACCGTCGTCGTCAACAACGACGCCAACGGCCTGATCGAGCTGTACCAGAACATCGGCCACCACCGTTCCCACGGCCCCGCGGTGAGGTTCACAGGAGTCGACTTCACCACGCTCGCGCGCGCCAACGGGGTGGAGGCGGTCCGGGCCACCACCCGTGAGGAGCTGCTCGCGGCGCTGCGCAAGGGCGTGGGCCTCGGCCGGCCGTTCCTGGTCGAAGTACCGGTGAACTACGACTTCCGTGCGGGTGGCTTCGCCGCCCTGACCATCTGA